The sequence CGGCAAGGTCCATTGCTAGAAAAATTGGTTTTGTAGATTAAAACATCACAAGTTTTCATGTAAAATTTATTTCATTATCTAAATATGAATGAGTATAACAAAAGCTGTTAATAAAATGACAAAACTTTATTTGCTGTAACAAACATAAAAATGCAACTCACTTTTTAATGTTAAAAATTTATATAGTGGAATCATTGCTATAGCGTTCGGTGAGATATGTGAAGATAATACATGAATTTGTACCAACAAGAAAGTTTCTCCAAATGGCTGAAGAGACTAAGGATTTTGTTGATGGCTGGAATATAACAGATAGTGCTGCTGGTGTACCAGCTCCCAGCGGAACTGCTGTTGGCTGTGTATTGAAGGTTAAATACCCAGATAAAATTGTTATACCAATCTTCGTATTGAATTATAAAGGACCTGTGGAGGTCGGGGCTTTGGCTTTAGCTGCTGATGCTGTTGGTCTCGATGGACTTGTTCTCACCTTTGGTGATGAGCCTAAGTTTGGCGAGCCATTAGCAGGGAGATATTGGAGGAGGTCGGAGGAGGCAAGAGACTTTCTAAGGAAGGAAATAAAGTTGAAGCGTGTCAAGCTTGGCTGCCTATTATCCCCTAGGCCTGTGAGAGATAGGTATGGAGCGAAAGAATTTGGCTTTGAAGATATGGTTAACAGGGTTAAAACTGGATGGGATTTTGCCTTCTTTATGAGGTTAACTGACGAGACTTTCCCAGTACTAGAGAAGGTCTCGACCGAGCTGAAAAAGTTGGGCACACCGCTTTATGCATATTTCTTAATAAAAACAGCTAGAAATGCTGAGACACTTGCAAGAATTGGGTGGAGCCCAACAACATCAATAGAAAATGCTTTAGCCTATGCAGAAAGGCTTGAGAATATTGTTGATGGGATTATAGCAACTTGTGCAGGAGACTATGAGGGGGACAGAGAACTATTAAAACTGTTGAGTAAACTCAGGAAATGAACAGCTTGCATTATCTATAAATCATGATGCATCAACAAATGTTAAAAAGCATGTTGAGAAGCAATGAAGAAATAGAAAAATGTTTTGCCTTATTCTAGGACAATTCTAGCGTCAACTACTTTACATCCTTTACCTTCTTCGTATACAAATATCGGATTTAGATCCATTTCAGCTATTTCTGGTATGTCCATGACCAGTCTACTTGCCCTAACCAAGACATTGACAATAGCCTCTATATCTGCTGGCTTCTCTCCTCTGAAGCCCTTTAATAGGCGATATGACTTTGTCTCCATAATCATTTCCCTTGCTTCATAGCTTGTTATAGGCGCTAAACTAAATGAAACATCCCTGAAGACCTCTGTGTATATTCCTCCAAGGCCAAACATTATCATGTGTCCAAATTGCGGATCTTTTACCGCACCAACTATGACCTCTCTTCCTGCTGGAGCCATGGTCTGCACAACCACTCCGTATATTTGTGCTTGTGGAGCATTTTTCTTCACATTTGCCATTATTGCCCTGAACGCTTCTCTAACATCGCTTTCCGACTTGAGGTTAAGTTTTACTCCACCGATATCAGATTTGTGTATAATGTCTGGGGAGGCTATCTTCAATACAACTGGATATCCAAGCTCATTGGCAATGGCAACAGCCTCGTCTTCTGACCTGGCAAGCCTTGTTGTTGCAACGGGTATGCCATAGTAGCTCACCAGCTCCTTGGCCTCTACCTCTAGCAGAACCTTCCTTCCCTCGCTTCTAACACTCTCTATTAAAGCCCGTGCAGACTTCTCATCTATGTCTGGCAGATTGGCCAGTTCACTCACAGATTTTGCTATCTCCATTACCCTCTCTCTCATAACTCTATATCTATTCATTATAGCTAAAGCCGTTACAGCCCTATCATTAGATTCATACACAGGTATCCCAGCAGCTTTGAGCATTTCAATAGCTTTCTCAACCCTTGGCCCTCCTATGAATGCCGCTAGAATTGGTTTCTGCGGATACCTCTTATGCATGTTTATTATGACCTCAGCTGTTTTCTCAGGTTCTGTAACAACTTGTGGTGTGAGTATGACTATCGCGGCATCTACATTCGGATCTTTTAGAACAGCGTCTAAGGCAACTTCATATCTATCAGACCTAGCATCGCCTATAACATCAATTGGATTGTTTAGTGCTGCCATTGGCGGTAGCTTGGATCTCAGATACTCTACTGTTTGCGGTGATAGTTGGGCTAGTTTGAGGCCTGACAAAGCAACCAGATCTGCAGTCATAACACCTGGTCCACCAGCATTGGTTACAATAGCTATTCTATCACCTGGCAAGCTCTCCATTAAGGAGAATGCTATTGCTGAGTCAAAGAACTCTATAGGCTCTGATACTAGCACTATACCAGCTTTCTTCATAGCTGTTTGCACAGCTAGTGGCCCGCCAGCCATAGACCCTGTGTGGCTTAGTGCTGCTCTTGCCCCTGCCTCGGTCATCCCACCCTTGATGAGTAGTATAGGCTTTTTCTTCACAACTTCAGATGCTACTTCTATGAACTTCTTTGGATTTGCTATAGACTCGAGATAGAGTAGAATAACTTTTGTTGCTGGATCCTCTGCTAGATACTCTATAAAGTCAATTTCGTTAAGATCTGCCTTGTTACCAAGACTAATAATCTTTGAGAATCCTATTCCAGTTTTAACAGACCAGTCGATTATTGCAGCTAGATAAGCTCCGCTCTGGGAAACGAATGCTATACCTCCTTTTGGAGGTGTTAGACCAAATGATGCATTTAATGGTGTGTGGGTATCTATTACACCTAGTATGTTTGGGCCCAGCACTCTTATGCCATATTTTTTGGCTATCTCAACAACTCTCTTCTCCCTCTCAACACCTTCTCCACCGATCTCCTTGAACCCCGCAGAGATTATTACAGCATATTTAACGCCCTTCTTACCACACTCTTCTAGAGCACTTGGAACTGCTGGTGCTGGTATAACGAAAACTGCTTCATCAACCTCATCCGGAATGTCAAGCACCGATTTATATGCTTTTAACCCCATTATCTGATCGGCATGTGGATTCACCGGATATACCTTTCCTTTGTATCCGCTTTCAACAATATTCTTTAAAACTGCATATCCAAGCTTTGTCGGCTCTCTTGAAGCGCCTATTACCGCAATCGATCTTGGTCTAAATAAAAGTTCTAACCCTTCCTTCATTGTACTTTTACCTATACTTGGATACAATAAGAGAGGTTTATAAATATATTAATGTATAGTTTATACATGAATAACAAAACATATATTTTCCTCTCAATGAAATACTGCATGGTGTAACAGAATGAGACTGGTTTTCATAGGGCCTCCAGGAATTGGGAAAGGAACATATGCAAAAATGCTCAACCAAAAATATGGTATTCCCCATATCTCAACAGGCGACATATTTAGAGAAGAAATTGCGAAGGAAACTGAGCTCGGTTTAAAGATAAAGCAGTATGTGGAAAAAGGTTTGCTGGTACCAGACGAGGTTGTTATAGAAGTTGTTAAAAGTGTTCTCCAGAGGCCCGAGTGTAGAAGAGGATTTATATTAGATGGGTTCCCAAGGACAATTAAACAGGCTGAGGCTCTTGATCAGATAACAACCATCGATGTAGCGTTCTTATTCGAGGCTCCTGTAGAGGTCATAGTAGAGAGGGTTTCAGGCAGGCTTGTTTGCCCCAACTGTGGTGCCATATACCACATCAAGTGGAGACCACCAAAGGTTCCTGGAGTATGCGATGTTTGTGGGCATCAGCTTGTTAGAAGAAAAGATGATGAGCCAGAGGTTGTCAGAACAAGATACCAGGTCTATAGGCAGACTTTTGAGCCTGTTATACAGTATTATAGAAAGAAAGGTATTCTAGCAGAAATTGATGCCTCTAGAAATGCTGAAGAGGTTATTGCCGATATTGAGCATGTACTAAGGGAACGAGGGATAGTGAAGCAGTAGCTATGCAAAGTTGAAACTTATTTAAGTTCTATCACGCCACACCAACTCCAACCAATTTTTTCAAGTAGCTTCACAACCATTTCAACTGCTTTTCGAACAAGAGCTACATCAACATTTGGAACACCAGCTCCAACAACTAAAACCTCTTTCGTACTCTCCCTCACCATAGTTTCAATGCTGTCCCTATGGGGATATATGTGCATAACCAAACCATTAGAATCCACGAGTATTGGCACACCTTTATCAAGTTTTTCTTCGCCACCTCCAATAGGCCTGAAAATCTCCCCACCTCTACTAATAGTTATTTTAAATGGGTATTTAGCATACGCCAAGTCATATATCCCAATCGGTACCATTGTGTATGCAGATGCAATGTTACCAGCATCGACGACAGGGTTTATCCTTGGAAAAGAGCCTCTTAAACCCCTTCTAACAAGAGCCTCGCTAGCAGGTCTTGTTTTAGTTGGATCTATACCTATCCTCCAGAAGAAGTCCCTATAAGCCCTCACAATGGGATCTGTTTTCAAGCTCTCCAGCGAGTATCTGCTCTTTAGAAAATTCAAAAGATTCTTTACATCATCCTCAAATGGGTACGATGTTAGAGAAACTTCTTTTTCAAGCCATGAAATTGTGTAAGAGACGAATATTCCAAGGCTTTTGGCGTTATCGTCAACACTCAGATTTTTGTTTAATTCTCTACATAAACTCAAAGCCATTTTTAATTCACCAATGCGTTTAAAACTCTATGTATAAGAGGTTTTGATACAAAAGCTTTTGTGTGGTTTAAGGCGATGAAGGCTAGGAACAGAATAGTCATCGCTTTCATAGTTATTGTAGTAATGGCAATTGCCATAAAGGTCTTTGAGGCCTCTATGAACTATCTTCCAAAAGAACTTGCAGAACTTTATAGTACATACAGAAGCATTTTCACTGCTTTATTTATAATTATTGGTGGAGTAATAACGATACAGCTGTTTGCCTCTGCGGTACATATAGTGTTTAAAGGTTCTAGAGAGGCTTATTTTATTAGAAACATTGTTTTGGTTTTAGGTTACATCCTTCTAATCTTAGCTCTAGCCATAACTTTGGGTATTGGTGGCGAGGGTGTTCTTGCAGGTGCAACATTTTCAGGGCTCATAATAGGTTTAGCTTTACAGCCAGTTTTATCAAACTTCTTCTCAGGTCTTCTAATACTATTGTCTGGATATCTAAAACCTGGTCAACCTGTTAGAATTGCTGGAAACATACCGATATCGCTTCTGGCATTCCCTGCATACAAGTTCTTTAGTAGAGACTATATGATTCCAAGCCTAAAAGGGCAGGTACTTGAAATAGGCTTCATATATACAAAGATACTTGACGCAGATGGACAGATAGTGAAAATCTCTAATACAGCACTCCTCAACAGCATAGTGATAGAGAAATCAGAGGAGAGTAAAACAATTCAAGTAAGATATGAATTTCCAGTACTCTGCAACCCAGACAATGTTTTGTATGAGCTTCACAGAAGATTGCAGATGATTATAAAGAGCTATAGACTATACATCGAGGAGCAAATAGATAAGCAATACTACATAGTATTGCTCATTGCCGAAGCTCCTCCAAATGTGAAAACAAGGGAATTTAGATCTACGATACTAAAAGAGTTCATAAAGGTTCACAGAGATCTTATGAATAGCGGGCTATGTGCATCAACAGCCCAGGTCAAGTAAAGACCAATGTCTATTAGCAGTAAACTCATCACCAACCTAAAAACATTGCATCTACACAATTTTTTATGTGAACAGATTCTTGAAACTATTAGCGGAGATGCACATGGAAATGAGGTTTTAGGTAGAGATTATGTAAGAAAAACATGCAAAGAGTCTCTCATAACCTATGAGATATTTTGTTCAGATGCATATCTAGTATCAGAAATCCAATATCATCTTTCTTTATTACCTTAGATTTTAATACAAATGGTTATATGATTCTACAAACATTCAAGATATGGGAACAGCAATGAAGAGAAGTGCTCACGATGTTTTTGGATTAGCTGTTGGCCTATGGGTATCTAAAGCTTTTCCCATTGCAGATAATCTTCTCATAAACTTTTTCAGCATTATTGCTGCAACAATGTTTATGAATAGATTCATTGATGGTTTTTTGGGTCATAAGAGATTTAGAAGAACTCCGTATACACACTCATTTTCTAGTCTTTTGATAGCATCTTTTGCTATCGTCTTATTGTTTTATTGCTTTGCACAACTCCTAGGATTCAATATGCTTATCCACCCGCTTCAAAACTTGTTTATGATACTTCTCTCCACAGGGCTTGCGCATCTCCTAGCGGATTCGTTGACCGCTGATGGAATATATTTGTTTTGGCCTTTCACAAATAGGAGGATATCGCTTACAAAGAAGAGATATGATGATGGTTTATTGAATAGCTTAACCATCTTTATTTCATTGATGCTTACAATACTGTATCTATATGTTGAATTATGACTATGAGTTTCAAATTTAAGGTTACCTGTTATATTTACTAATGTTGCTTTTTAGCAGAGATAAAAATGATTAGCTAAGATATATTTGAAATACAATTTAAAAGACGTTATTGTAAATTTGTTTTTATTGTCAAATTGATATTGGCAAATCTATTGCTTTCATGTAATGATTGTCATAAATAAAACTTATATCCTTTTCTTTAGCTTTTAGAAAATCAAATCTTGGTGACAATGATCTTGGATATTTTACCATTATTATTACTAGGAATAACAACAATATCTTTTATACAATTTGCATTATTTGGAACAGCTTTACCTGCTATTATAAACGATCTTCATATTGGTTATGATTTTGCAGGTATTTTGATGGCTATATGGACATTGGCATCAATTATTGGTGTATTAATTGTTGGGAGAAGTATAGATAGAATTGATATTACATGGCTTATACCATTTATTATGGGGATTCAGTCAATACTAACACTGTTAATAGCTTTTACTGGCAATGTGGTTACATTTTCTGTTCTCAGAACATTAATTAGTTTGACAATGCCGTTTATCTGGCCTATATGTGCAAAAATAACATCGATATATCTAGCTGGGCTCAGATATGGATATACAACTTCTCTTTACGATATAGGGTCAATAATAGGTCTCGCATTAACATACATACTAATGTTCTTTGCTTGTAATTGGAGAAAGGCAACAATCATAGCAAGTACTATAGGCTTTGCCTATACATTAATTATATACATAGTTTTGAGGAATTTCACCAAGAAATATGTAAGCATAGGAAAAATTAGCAAGAAAAACTTCGGCAACTCCCAAAATAGA comes from Ignisphaera sp. and encodes:
- a CDS encoding mechanosensitive ion channel family protein: MKARNRIVIAFIVIVVMAIAIKVFEASMNYLPKELAELYSTYRSIFTALFIIIGGVITIQLFASAVHIVFKGSREAYFIRNIVLVLGYILLILALAITLGIGGEGVLAGATFSGLIIGLALQPVLSNFFSGLLILLSGYLKPGQPVRIAGNIPISLLAFPAYKFFSRDYMIPSLKGQVLEIGFIYTKILDADGQIVKISNTALLNSIVIEKSEESKTIQVRYEFPVLCNPDNVLYELHRRLQMIIKSYRLYIEEQIDKQYYIVLLIAEAPPNVKTREFRSTILKEFIKVHRDLMNSGLCASTAQVK
- a CDS encoding MFS transporter encodes the protein MILDILPLLLLGITTISFIQFALFGTALPAIINDLHIGYDFAGILMAIWTLASIIGVLIVGRSIDRIDITWLIPFIMGIQSILTLLIAFTGNVVTFSVLRTLISLTMPFIWPICAKITSIYLAGLRYGYTTSLYDIGSIIGLALTYILMFFACNWRKATIIASTIGFAYTLIIYIVLRNFTKKYVSIGKISKKNFGNSQNRFRNANIVKMLLTLFLAFFFAMYAWGFIVDWLSTYLLNDLRFSYADLVLYMLLVAILGSVVEVMAGLYSDKTGGLKGKIVVIYIGLAASAITLLLSALLRNPIIRIISVTFSLIAYRIASPSFWAIINEIIPPNFIGRYGSIYNLASRIATIASSIINGYIIKLTNSARYTAVLSASSLIFSIIFYSLIDRQYKNFLS
- a CDS encoding phenylalanine--tRNA ligase beta subunit-related protein yields the protein MALSLCRELNKNLSVDDNAKSLGIFVSYTISWLEKEVSLTSYPFEDDVKNLLNFLKSRYSLESLKTDPIVRAYRDFFWRIGIDPTKTRPASEALVRRGLRGSFPRINPVVDAGNIASAYTMVPIGIYDLAYAKYPFKITISRGGEIFRPIGGGEEKLDKGVPILVDSNGLVMHIYPHRDSIETMVRESTKEVLVVGAGVPNVDVALVRKAVEMVVKLLEKIGWSWCGVIELK
- a CDS encoding acetate--CoA ligase family protein, which gives rise to MKEGLELLFRPRSIAVIGASREPTKLGYAVLKNIVESGYKGKVYPVNPHADQIMGLKAYKSVLDIPDEVDEAVFVIPAPAVPSALEECGKKGVKYAVIISAGFKEIGGEGVEREKRVVEIAKKYGIRVLGPNILGVIDTHTPLNASFGLTPPKGGIAFVSQSGAYLAAIIDWSVKTGIGFSKIISLGNKADLNEIDFIEYLAEDPATKVILLYLESIANPKKFIEVASEVVKKKPILLIKGGMTEAGARAALSHTGSMAGGPLAVQTAMKKAGIVLVSEPIEFFDSAIAFSLMESLPGDRIAIVTNAGGPGVMTADLVALSGLKLAQLSPQTVEYLRSKLPPMAALNNPIDVIGDARSDRYEVALDAVLKDPNVDAAIVILTPQVVTEPEKTAEVIINMHKRYPQKPILAAFIGGPRVEKAIEMLKAAGIPVYESNDRAVTALAIMNRYRVMRERVMEIAKSVSELANLPDIDEKSARALIESVRSEGRKVLLEVEAKELVSYYGIPVATTRLARSEDEAVAIANELGYPVVLKIASPDIIHKSDIGGVKLNLKSESDVREAFRAIMANVKKNAPQAQIYGVVVQTMAPAGREVIVGAVKDPQFGHMIMFGLGGIYTEVFRDVSFSLAPITSYEAREMIMETKSYRLLKGFRGEKPADIEAIVNVLVRASRLVMDIPEIAEMDLNPIFVYEEGKGCKVVDARIVLE
- a CDS encoding adenylate kinase, whose amino-acid sequence is MRLVFIGPPGIGKGTYAKMLNQKYGIPHISTGDIFREEIAKETELGLKIKQYVEKGLLVPDEVVIEVVKSVLQRPECRRGFILDGFPRTIKQAEALDQITTIDVAFLFEAPVEVIVERVSGRLVCPNCGAIYHIKWRPPKVPGVCDVCGHQLVRRKDDEPEVVRTRYQVYRQTFEPVIQYYRKKGILAEIDASRNAEEVIADIEHVLRERGIVKQ
- a CDS encoding metal-dependent hydrolase, which encodes MKRSAHDVFGLAVGLWVSKAFPIADNLLINFFSIIAATMFMNRFIDGFLGHKRFRRTPYTHSFSSLLIASFAIVLLFYCFAQLLGFNMLIHPLQNLFMILLSTGLAHLLADSLTADGIYLFWPFTNRRISLTKKRYDDGLLNSLTIFISLMLTILYLYVEL